Proteins from a single region of Chitinibacter bivalviorum:
- the glgC gene encoding glucose-1-phosphate adenylyltransferase encodes MEVQLIDKATLARQLPNRAVALVLAGGRGSRLKALTDHRAKPGVYFGGKFRIIDFALSNCINSGIRRIGVITQYKSHSLMRHLQRGWSFLRNEMNEFVDVLPAQQRVDEEHWYRGTADAIYQNLDILRTYRSDYVVILAGDHIYKMDYSRMLVDHVLLGAEVTVACIEVPRVEASAFGVMAISEDRKITAFVEKPDNPPAMPGNDAVSLASMGIYIFNTAYLERLLEEDIKLEGSTHDFGKDLIPKAVSEGKAFAHPFGLSCVLEDQNAAPYWRDVGTVDAYWAANLDLASVTPELDVYDKNWPIWTLQEQLPPAKFVQDRNGSHGMTLNSLVSGGCIVSGSLVINSVLFSQVRVHSFCTIDSAVILPEVVIGRGSRLRRCVIDRGCEIPENLIVGENAEEDARRFYRSEGGVTLITKDMLAKLK; translated from the coding sequence ATGGAAGTTCAGTTAATTGACAAAGCAACCTTAGCCCGCCAACTACCAAACCGTGCTGTGGCCTTGGTGTTGGCCGGTGGGCGGGGTTCACGGCTCAAAGCACTCACCGATCATCGTGCCAAGCCGGGTGTGTATTTCGGCGGCAAATTTCGGATTATTGATTTTGCCTTGTCCAATTGCATTAACTCAGGCATTCGCCGCATCGGCGTGATTACGCAATATAAATCGCATTCCTTAATGCGCCATTTGCAACGCGGTTGGTCGTTTTTGCGTAATGAAATGAATGAGTTTGTTGATGTGCTGCCAGCGCAGCAGCGTGTTGACGAAGAGCACTGGTATCGCGGTACCGCAGATGCAATTTATCAAAATCTGGATATTTTGCGCACCTACCGCTCAGACTATGTCGTGATTCTGGCGGGCGATCATATTTATAAAATGGATTACTCGCGCATGCTGGTCGATCATGTCCTGCTGGGCGCAGAAGTCACCGTCGCTTGTATCGAAGTGCCACGGGTTGAAGCGAGTGCTTTTGGCGTCATGGCCATTAGCGAAGACCGTAAAATTACCGCTTTTGTTGAAAAACCCGATAATCCACCCGCGATGCCGGGGAATGACGCTGTGTCGCTGGCGTCGATGGGTATTTATATTTTCAATACGGCCTATCTGGAACGTTTGCTGGAAGAAGACATCAAGCTCGAAGGCTCGACGCATGATTTTGGTAAAGACCTGATTCCAAAAGCAGTATCTGAAGGTAAAGCATTTGCGCATCCATTTGGCCTGTCTTGCGTACTCGAAGATCAAAATGCAGCCCCTTACTGGCGTGATGTTGGCACAGTTGATGCGTACTGGGCTGCCAATCTGGATTTGGCATCCGTTACGCCAGAGCTCGATGTCTATGACAAAAACTGGCCCATCTGGACGCTACAAGAGCAATTGCCACCCGCTAAGTTTGTGCAAGACCGCAACGGCAGCCACGGGATGACGCTCAATTCGCTGGTGTCAGGGGGATGTATTGTTTCTGGCTCACTAGTGATTAACTCTGTTCTATTCTCACAAGTTCGCGTGCATTCATTTTGCACGATTGATTCAGCGGTGATCTTGCCCGAAGTCGTGATTGGGCGTGGTTCGCGTTTACGCCGTTGCGTGATTGATCGCGGCTGCGAAATCCCTGAAAACCTAATCGTTGGGGAAAATGCCGAAGAAGATGCGCGCCGTTTCTATCGCTCGGAAGGTGGCGTGACGTTGATTACCAAAGATATGTTGGCGAAATTGAAATAA
- a CDS encoding alpha-D-glucose phosphate-specific phosphoglucomutase — MSITTVSTQAFAGQRPGTSGLRKKVTVFQQAGYLENFVQAIFDVVPELKGGTLVLGGDGRYHNRAAVQTILKMAAANGVAKVLVGQGALLSTPAVSCVIRKHGAVGGIVLSASHNPGGPDGDFGIKYNVTNGGPAPEKITEAIYTRTTNITEYHAYLAEDIDIESLGEYTLGGMQVVVIDPVSDYAELMESLFDFAAIRAWFASGKRMRFDAMCAASGPYATRIIEGLLGAPKGTVVNGVPLEDFGGLHPDPNPVYAEDLVSHLFAADSPDFGAASDGDADRNMILGRNFIVTPSDSLAVMAANATLIKGYAAGIAGVARSMPTSCAVDAVAKKLGLPCFETPTGWKFFGNLLDAGKVTLCGEESYGTGSGHVREKDGVWAVLFWLNLLAVTGKSVEEIVTAHWQTYGRHFYSRHDYEALDTDAANGLMAHLRAQLPTLAGQSFNGLSQQWAVALADDFAYDDSVDGSRSEKQGIRIIFTDGSRIVFRLSGTGTEGATLRVYLEKYEADTSQHAIPTQTALADLIVIAGQVAQITERSGREQPTVVT; from the coding sequence ATGAGTATCACAACAGTTTCAACTCAAGCATTTGCTGGTCAACGCCCAGGTACTTCGGGTTTGCGCAAGAAGGTGACGGTATTTCAGCAGGCCGGTTATCTGGAAAACTTTGTGCAGGCCATTTTTGATGTGGTGCCCGAGCTCAAAGGCGGCACGCTGGTGCTGGGCGGCGATGGCCGTTATCACAATCGCGCCGCAGTACAGACCATCCTGAAAATGGCGGCTGCCAATGGCGTGGCCAAAGTCTTGGTCGGTCAAGGCGCTTTGTTATCGACGCCTGCGGTGAGTTGTGTGATTCGCAAGCACGGCGCTGTGGGTGGCATTGTACTGTCTGCCTCGCATAATCCAGGCGGCCCCGATGGCGATTTCGGGATTAAATACAACGTAACCAACGGCGGCCCAGCGCCAGAGAAAATCACTGAGGCGATCTACACTCGTACAACGAATATTACTGAATACCATGCGTATCTTGCTGAAGATATTGATATTGAATCTCTAGGTGAATATACCCTTGGTGGTATGCAGGTGGTAGTGATTGACCCAGTGAGTGATTACGCCGAGTTGATGGAAAGCTTGTTTGACTTTGCCGCCATTCGCGCTTGGTTTGCCTCGGGCAAGCGGATGCGTTTTGATGCGATGTGCGCCGCCTCAGGCCCTTATGCCACCCGTATTATCGAAGGCCTGCTTGGCGCGCCCAAAGGCACGGTTGTAAATGGCGTTCCGCTGGAAGACTTTGGCGGCCTGCATCCCGACCCCAATCCGGTGTATGCCGAAGATTTGGTAAGCCACTTGTTTGCCGCTGATTCGCCCGATTTTGGCGCGGCCAGCGATGGGGATGCCGATCGCAATATGATTTTGGGCCGCAACTTTATTGTGACTCCGTCAGATAGTTTGGCGGTAATGGCCGCCAATGCGACCTTGATCAAAGGCTATGCCGCTGGTATCGCGGGTGTTGCGCGCTCGATGCCAACGTCGTGTGCGGTCGATGCCGTAGCGAAAAAATTGGGTTTGCCGTGTTTTGAGACGCCAACGGGTTGGAAGTTTTTTGGTAATTTGCTCGATGCGGGCAAAGTAACTTTGTGCGGTGAAGAAAGCTACGGCACCGGTTCTGGCCATGTGCGCGAAAAAGACGGTGTTTGGGCTGTGCTGTTCTGGCTCAATTTGCTCGCCGTGACTGGCAAGTCGGTTGAAGAGATCGTGACTGCACATTGGCAAACGTACGGTCGTCATTTCTACTCTCGCCACGATTATGAAGCGCTCGACACCGATGCCGCGAATGGTTTGATGGCGCACTTGCGGGCGCAGTTGCCGACCTTGGCTGGTCAGTCATTCAATGGTTTGAGTCAGCAATGGGCTGTCGCCTTGGCTGATGATTTTGCTTATGACGATTCGGTGGATGGTTCACGCAGCGAAAAGCAAGGTATCCGCATTATTTTCACTGATGGCAGCCGTATTGTATTTCGCCTGTCGGGGACAGGTACGGAAGGCGCGACCTTGCGTGTTTATCTAGAAAAATATGAGGCCGATACCAGCCAACATGCCATCCCGACGCAAACTGCATTGGCTGATTTAATTGTGATCGCTGGGCAAGTGGCACAAATTACTGAGCGCAGCGGCCGTGAGCAACCAACGGTTGTGACCTAA
- the glgX gene encoding glycogen debranching protein GlgX yields MLEAGTPYPLGATFDGDGVNFALFSEHASKVELCLFDANGINETARLALPECAHGVWHGYLPDAKPGQVYGYRVHGEYLPQRGHRFNANKLLLDPYAKAVLGRYVIDDVSLGYSSLDHNQPDAQDNTHVAQKAVVVSEPFDWGADAAPKTPWAQTVIYEAHVRGLTQLHPDIPAEIRGSYAALVHPVMLAHYKKLGISAIELLPVHLHADEPRLQKLGLQNYWGYNTQSFFAPESTYWSGRVGTTPLSEFREMVKALHGAGIEVILDVVFNHTAETDELGPTLSFRGIDNASYYVLNPQHPDQYENWTGCGNVLNISHPRVLQLVMDSLRYWVNECHVDGFRFDLAPILGRLDGKYTTFAPFFSAIAQDPQLSSVKLIAEPWDIGAGGYQLGHFPVGWVEWNDQYRDVMRKFWLHDGVTRAMFARRFAASSDTFHKGHRRPEASLNFITAHDGFNLRDLVSYNHKHNHANKEHNRDGHGHNLSWNCGLEGPSTDEGVNLLRLRASKALLATVLLSQGTPMLLAGDELGHSQQGNNNSYCQNNEITWLNWQNANSELTNYIAELIAIRRECHALSINDWWTSQPDAAGITDVVWLNPSASPMQPHDWDDHGGRAMMVLLSNQFLVLINASAHQVHFHLPPLSVGEWTMRLASTGDTQSDFSGRDCRVAARSITILQLKTN; encoded by the coding sequence ATGCTAGAGGCTGGCACTCCTTATCCGCTCGGTGCAACCTTTGATGGCGACGGGGTTAATTTCGCGCTGTTTAGCGAGCACGCCAGCAAGGTCGAGCTGTGCTTGTTTGATGCGAATGGCATTAACGAAACGGCGCGGCTGGCTTTGCCCGAATGTGCGCATGGGGTGTGGCATGGTTATTTACCCGATGCCAAACCGGGGCAGGTGTATGGCTATCGGGTGCATGGCGAATATCTGCCGCAGCGTGGTCATCGTTTTAATGCCAATAAATTGCTACTCGATCCATATGCCAAGGCGGTATTGGGTCGCTATGTGATCGATGATGTTAGCCTAGGGTATAGCTCGCTAGATCATAATCAGCCTGATGCGCAAGATAATACCCATGTGGCACAAAAGGCAGTCGTGGTTTCCGAGCCTTTTGATTGGGGCGCCGATGCCGCGCCAAAAACACCATGGGCACAAACGGTCATTTATGAAGCGCATGTCCGCGGCTTGACACAACTACACCCCGATATTCCGGCGGAAATTCGCGGCAGCTATGCGGCTTTGGTTCACCCCGTGATGCTGGCGCATTACAAGAAGTTGGGCATTAGCGCGATCGAGTTATTGCCCGTGCATTTGCATGCCGATGAGCCGCGTTTGCAAAAGCTCGGATTGCAAAATTACTGGGGCTACAACACGCAAAGTTTTTTTGCGCCGGAATCAACATATTGGTCAGGTCGGGTCGGCACTACGCCCTTGTCTGAATTTCGCGAGATGGTCAAAGCGCTGCACGGCGCGGGCATTGAGGTGATTTTGGATGTGGTGTTTAACCACACTGCCGAGACCGATGAACTCGGTCCGACCTTGTCATTTCGTGGTATCGACAATGCCAGTTACTACGTTCTAAATCCACAACACCCCGATCAATACGAGAATTGGACTGGCTGCGGCAATGTATTGAATATCAGCCATCCTCGCGTATTGCAGCTGGTGATGGATAGCCTGCGCTATTGGGTGAATGAATGTCACGTCGACGGTTTCCGTTTTGATCTGGCGCCGATTTTGGGACGCTTGGATGGCAAATATACGACGTTTGCGCCGTTTTTCTCCGCCATTGCGCAAGACCCGCAATTATCGAGTGTGAAATTGATCGCCGAGCCGTGGGATATTGGCGCTGGCGGTTATCAACTGGGGCATTTCCCTGTTGGTTGGGTCGAGTGGAACGACCAATACCGCGACGTAATGCGCAAATTTTGGTTGCACGATGGTGTGACGCGCGCGATGTTTGCGCGCCGCTTTGCCGCCTCAAGTGATACCTTTCATAAAGGTCACCGTCGCCCCGAAGCGAGTTTGAATTTCATCACCGCACACGATGGTTTTAATCTGCGCGATTTGGTGTCGTACAACCACAAACACAATCACGCCAATAAAGAACACAACCGCGATGGCCATGGCCACAACCTGAGCTGGAATTGCGGCTTGGAAGGCCCGTCGACGGATGAAGGCGTGAATTTACTGCGGCTCCGTGCCAGCAAGGCTTTGCTCGCCACCGTATTGTTAAGCCAAGGCACGCCGATGTTGCTGGCGGGCGATGAGCTGGGGCACAGCCAGCAAGGCAATAACAACTCCTATTGCCAAAACAATGAAATAACTTGGCTCAATTGGCAAAACGCCAATTCAGAATTGACCAACTATATCGCCGAATTGATCGCCATTCGACGCGAGTGTCATGCATTAAGCATAAATGATTGGTGGACCAGCCAGCCCGATGCGGCGGGCATCACCGATGTGGTTTGGCTTAATCCATCCGCTAGCCCAATGCAGCCCCACGACTGGGATGACCATGGTGGGCGCGCGATGATGGTGTTGTTGTCGAATCAATTTCTCGTGCTAATTAATGCGTCTGCGCATCAGGTGCATTTTCACTTGCCACCATTGTCTGTGGGCGAATGGACGATGCGCTTGGCGAGTACGGGTGATACCCAATCGGATTTTTCTGGTCGCGACTGCCGAGTGGCGGCGCGCAGTATTACGATTTTGCAATTAAAAACAAACTAA
- a CDS encoding alpha-glucosidase, giving the protein MAKKNPDWWRGAVIYQVYPRSFQDSNGDGVGDLPGIISKMPYLADLNIDAIWISPFFKSPMADFGYDVSDYRDVDPLFGTLADFDVLLKAAHKAKLKIIIDQVLSHTSEEHAWFKESRSSRTNPKADWYVWADPQPDGTPPNNWLSVFGGSAWQWDSRRCQYYLHNFLTSQPDLNFHHKEVQKAILGEVEFWLKRGVDGFRFDACIFHFHDKKLRNNPAALVADTTSVAATNPYGMQQHKYDKSQPENIKFLKKLRKLLDKYGAASVGEIGDDDSPSRMAEYTEGGDKFHQAYSFDLLTETFTAAHIRQQVETMEQKFAQLDKPGWMCWSIGNHDVPRVATRWGKNAGGAQFAKLMIALQGSLRGSFCMYQGDELGLIEADIPFELLQDPYGKAFWPEFKGRDGCRTPMPWEAGKPNAGFSSGTPWLPIPAEHVLASADTQEKPRESILNFTRRFLAWRRKQAIIVKGEIQFLPAPEPLLLFERVDDKNKVLIAFNLSDKPQKIDPPKGWEKITAMDGHGLMGGAVNKKQIVLQAWGGYFGII; this is encoded by the coding sequence ATGGCAAAAAAGAACCCTGACTGGTGGCGTGGCGCGGTGATTTATCAGGTTTACCCCAGAAGTTTTCAAGATAGCAATGGCGATGGTGTGGGCGATTTACCCGGCATCATCAGCAAAATGCCCTATCTGGCCGACCTAAACATCGATGCGATATGGATTTCGCCTTTCTTCAAATCACCGATGGCCGACTTTGGCTACGACGTTAGCGACTATCGCGATGTCGACCCCCTGTTTGGCACGCTAGCTGACTTCGATGTTCTGCTCAAAGCCGCACACAAGGCCAAGCTCAAAATCATCATTGACCAAGTTTTGTCTCACACCTCAGAAGAACACGCCTGGTTTAAAGAAAGTCGCAGCTCACGCACTAACCCAAAAGCAGACTGGTACGTCTGGGCCGACCCCCAGCCCGATGGCACGCCTCCGAATAATTGGCTATCGGTCTTTGGCGGCAGCGCGTGGCAATGGGATAGTCGCCGCTGCCAATATTATTTGCACAATTTCCTCACCAGCCAGCCCGACTTGAACTTCCATCATAAAGAAGTGCAAAAAGCCATTTTGGGCGAGGTGGAATTTTGGCTTAAACGTGGCGTGGATGGCTTTCGCTTTGACGCCTGCATTTTCCATTTTCATGATAAAAAACTGCGCAACAATCCAGCCGCCCTCGTTGCCGACACCACCAGCGTTGCGGCGACCAATCCTTACGGCATGCAGCAACACAAATACGATAAATCGCAGCCAGAAAATATTAAATTTTTGAAAAAACTGCGCAAGTTGCTCGATAAATATGGCGCCGCCAGCGTGGGCGAAATTGGCGACGATGATTCACCGAGCCGCATGGCCGAGTACACCGAAGGTGGCGATAAATTTCATCAGGCCTATAGCTTTGATTTGCTCACTGAAACCTTTACCGCCGCACACATCCGTCAGCAAGTCGAAACGATGGAGCAGAAATTTGCTCAGCTCGATAAACCAGGCTGGATGTGTTGGTCCATCGGCAATCACGACGTACCGCGCGTTGCAACGCGCTGGGGGAAAAATGCAGGCGGCGCTCAATTTGCCAAGCTGATGATCGCACTGCAAGGCAGCTTGCGCGGCTCATTTTGCATGTACCAAGGCGACGAACTCGGCCTGATCGAAGCCGATATTCCGTTTGAGTTATTGCAAGACCCCTACGGCAAAGCCTTCTGGCCCGAATTCAAAGGGCGCGACGGCTGCCGCACGCCGATGCCGTGGGAAGCGGGCAAACCCAATGCGGGCTTTTCCAGCGGCACACCTTGGCTCCCCATTCCCGCCGAACACGTCTTGGCCAGCGCCGACACGCAGGAAAAACCTCGCGAATCAATCTTGAATTTCACACGGCGTTTTTTGGCTTGGCGCCGCAAGCAGGCCATCATCGTCAAAGGCGAAATTCAATTCCTCCCCGCCCCCGAGCCTTTATTGCTGTTTGAGCGCGTCGATGACAAAAACAAAGTACTGATCGCCTTTAACCTCAGCGACAAGCCACAAAAAATCGACCCCCCCAAAGGCTGGGAAAAAATCACCGCCATGGATGGGCACGGTTTGATGGGCGGCGCGGTGAATAAAAAGCAAATTGTGCTGCAAGCTTGGGGCGGGTATTTCGGCATCATCTAA
- a CDS encoding PEP-CTERM sorting domain-containing protein gives MKLIKLAVLLSTLVAASFAQASFSNASFENNNVSGGYLYAPQVVATGWSFANGAGVSANSTAWGGITQSGNYFAFLQNTASISQTFNNTNAANLSFSFDLAQRSAWNNGGAQTIDVLFDNQKYASFTPKNSLGWDTWGSFSFTVNNVNAGSHTLAFIGVNPLHAGDTAAFLDNVAVNVAPVPEPETYALMGMGLVALIAARRRKMKAA, from the coding sequence ATGAAACTGATCAAACTAGCAGTTTTGCTAAGCACTTTAGTAGCAGCAAGCTTTGCGCAGGCCTCCTTTAGCAACGCCAGCTTTGAAAACAACAACGTTAGCGGCGGGTATTTATATGCTCCCCAAGTTGTCGCCACCGGCTGGAGTTTTGCCAATGGCGCAGGAGTTTCCGCTAATAGCACGGCGTGGGGTGGTATCACCCAGAGCGGCAATTATTTTGCCTTCTTGCAAAATACAGCTTCAATTAGCCAGACTTTCAATAATACGAATGCGGCTAACTTGAGCTTCAGCTTCGATTTGGCGCAGCGTAGCGCATGGAATAATGGCGGAGCGCAAACGATTGACGTGCTGTTTGATAATCAAAAATACGCCAGCTTTACTCCAAAAAACAGTTTGGGCTGGGATACGTGGGGCAGCTTTAGCTTTACGGTTAACAATGTAAATGCAGGTAGCCACACACTGGCCTTTATCGGGGTAAACCCACTCCATGCGGGCGATACTGCGGCATTCCTTGATAACGTCGCAGTCAATGTTGCGCCTGTGCCAGAGCCAGAGACCTATGCCTTAATGGGTATGGGTTTAGTTGCATTAATCGCCGCGCGCCGTCGCAAAATGAAGGCAGCTTGA